ACTATTTTCTAATCTTGTTTGATGTCGGCACAACTACCTAATTGGTGACTTACAGATCTATTGCAAAGTTTGAGCACTCTCTTGTGTAGAATAAtggttaaaaacaaaataaaattttgcagtttatatatgtaaatttttttttctgagagaGACTCTCATATCAAAATAGGTATATATGTCCACTCATACTGAAAGGCAATGTTGGTCCTAATCTCTGAATTGGCCTTTCCTGTTTGATAAAAACTCTCAAGTGCAATCATTCTATTTTGTGAAAAGCCACTAGCTCCTAAATTGCTATTAACATGTTTTGTGAAACATTTGACCGTTTTGGAAAAagttattatgattttaaaatagaaagaCTAGTTGAAAGTTTTGTCAACGTGTAAAAGCATTTAGATTTGAcggaaaaaataaaacaatctgtatcttgtttgattgatttaaatttttgtaataaGAGTCCATATATAACGTCACATTAGTGCATGCCTAAACTTGACAGATTGTATATTAGTGCAGGAGGCCTTTAGGCTGATTTTAGATTAGGCGCCGACATATATTAATGAAGTATTAGATTGTTATCTGACTCAGAGAAATTTGATCGACATGAGCGATACTTAAATTTGGTAAGTAATAGACTATATTCTTTTTAACAAATGTAACTATAAATTCCTAAAACGTGGTcttttaattaaacaaaaattttgaaCAACTTAGACAactctttttatcttttttggtaaaaaaactctctttatctttttaatatgttaCGCTAAAAATTGGATTAATTGTACACAAATTGATCATTTTCGTAATAATGGATGACTAACTATTAGCAAATAGTTAATCATTAGTCATACGAACAAAATATACACAAACAATCAAATCCATAAAATGCAAGGTTTGAATTTGGTATCTATCTAGCTTATTCTGCAAACCTCTAAAAAGCTTTAGTTGGTAAACATGATAAACGATATGCGTCTCaatatgtttttcttaaactaaaatttaaacttgTTTAAGgtacaatccatccccaacaaaACTGtgcaaatttaattataaaatacttttCTTTGTATACACAGAAAATTCcgatatagatatatatatattttttgatcaaatcgatatagatatatttaaacatatCTTTTAGTCAAAGTACAGTAAAcatatctataaaaataaagtaagaaCTAACAATCTTGTACGAATACACCAGTcgtataaataaacaaatatttcattttatgaCTACTCAATGTTACAATTGCTATAAAGAAAAGTAGTGTTGAAACTTGAAATGTTGATTGCTTTATTTTTGACAATAGTGTTAACCAGAATGCGTTGGCCTAAACAAAACGGAAGGCATGATTTTACTAGAGCTTTAATTATCCCTTACTTATTATTTCTTCACGgcgtattatttttatttgcatttatgTGGATGCTATTTAAAGTGGGCCTACTTAGccagatattttattttggcgTGAAGAtcgtaaattaaaaaaacaacgAAGTGTTGGTTTTGGTCCTCCATTAGTATCTTTACACAATTAGAAATAATTATTGTTCTAAGCATATTTAAAAGCACGACTTCATATAGgactttaatataataatttggtACGCAATTCGTTACcactaatttaattattttctgtcAAGCCATTATGTTAGTAATTGACcgattaattaatttttaataaacatatattcGAATGAAAACTATagatgaaatataataatactcCTGAGGTGTCTGGAAATGCCTAAATCAAACATTGAGGTGTGACGGTAAGCTGATAGCCTGATACCATGTGTGGTATGGAGGTCTTAAGTCCTGGCATATTAGGCATTTCTCGGGTGATgacgatgacgatgatgatgatgatgatgttgatatATAAGTTTTGATTTATATCTATGGAGTTTTGCAATCTTTACTTACAGATCTCTTACACCGATGCTTATTTAATTACTTGTCACATGTGCATTAGACAGATGGGCTTGTTCCAAACAAAAACTGATATTGTAATTGGTCTTCTTCGCAAAGGTAGCAAGCGAAGTTACATCCATGGCATTACACAAGGCCACACATTTTGAGATGTTATATTGCGTTTTCGTCCATGAATGAATGTGATTATCAATTGATGCAATATGGAAAATACATCATGTTTTGGTACCATATACGACATTAGGATCCTATACTTATGATGTTTGTTTTGGTTGATTATAACTGAATTTTAGAGCAACGTCTTCTCGCACACAACTCGGTTTTTATACTGCCAAAACGATTGTGACATTTTTTATTCAACATAAACTTCAGCATAGCTAAAGAAGTATATACATTGAGATCACCACCCCATGCATACACATATTTGGAttatggatatatatatatatatatatactgtgaCTGAGATACATGGATTATGGATATATGTACTGTGACAACTCAGTCGTATACGGTATGGATGAAATAATTTGAAAGATTGTGCACATGCATGCATGCATGACACTATGAATTTGTCTAATTTATCTCCTTCTGTCCACATCGTATCGACATATCAACTATTTTGTATACACCACTTTTGCATATCCTTTCTTTTAGTACATTATGCGTTTTCTCGTGTCTGCTTTAATTTTCGAATTTATCAAAATTCAAAGTTTATATGACAGATCCTTTGAAGATaatgtaaataactaaaatttcatatcCTCCAAAAAGTTTATTCGagttttagtatataaaatagggttaaacaattaaaaaaaatcggaGAAGAAATATAAGGGAATATGTCCCATACAAAAAGgagtaaagtttttttttaatcttggaGTAAcgtgtatttctttttaataagaTCGTATTATTGTTTTGGTAGGAATCAATGCTAAATATCCCTTATATTAATGTACACACGCGTGTGAAGTGCGTCTATAAGTGAGGTATCTAAGCGCGTGTGGGCGTGCGTTTGTACATCTTTCGTAAATAAGATTTCATCGACGTACAAATAACTTCGCTTTTTggttaaaaagttaaaaataaataaaaactaataatttaaaGAGAGTGGAGGAACAACGGCcccaagatttttttttttttaagattgaCGTGATTGCGACGTGTCGCTTGCTTGTCTGCTTGGTAGGTCCGCATCCATTGCTCCTTGTAAAATTCATCTGAACTTAACTTTGTTTCTCTTATGGATATTTTTAAGGATTTTAACTGGATCTGTAATATTTATTTACGTAAGTTCACATGTTTTTAACAAATTAGAGAATGTATTAcgaattttatatatttattgaaattcctcaaagtaatatataacactatagacttcctttttcttttttttaacgctATAGACTTTGGTTATTGGTATTAGAAAATCATATCAAACATTTTAATTCATAAACTCAAAGAAAAACACTAGTAACACAAGATTTGTTGTATTTTTACTAATCACCGGctaataaattagataatagaagaaaaacaaaagtatttCCAAAtgcatgaacaaaaaaaaaattcagtattAAGGATTTAAAATATCAGTTTTTGATTGCATATATGCATTTTTAACGCTTTGCATATATGATATAAGTATCTATCTTcgttttagtttttcttttcctcagATCTTAGTTACAGTTAAAGGAATGACATGCCGAGGTTATAATTAAGAAGTGCTTTGATAAACTCCTTTCACATGGAAAGCCAAAcaccaaatatttaaaaattacatttctCGGAATAAGAGAATGTATAGTTTTTAAGAAAAGTGTAGAGTAATTTAACAACTTAAAATTTAGCTATACCAAATCTACAcaacagaaaataataaaataaagatggTGGAGTGTGATAATAATTGAAGTTACTGTggatacttttatttatttttctcgtCTTGCactattcttaaaaaaaaatagtttttcacATTTTGTGATAATACATATGTGGACTTTATATGgaacaccaaaaaaataattttagtgctcggttcttctctctttctctatctcttTCATCAATgttatctttctctctctaaaaaacCATTTTCTTCCTTTTGCCAAGAAAATCCATCCAAGGTTTGTAAATTGTTTATCCAAAAGTTTCATTCATGTTCTTTGTCTAAAGTTTGTGAATCTGGTTTgtccttctttcttctttttgatcTTATGTTCAACTTTAAGATCCCAAATCTTGAAATGTTTTCAGATGGATGTGTATGCATGTATAGATCTATGAGTAAAGATCAGATTTGTTTCTTCTTACTTCTTCCAGTTCCTTTTGTAGTCATCTTTTTGTTCAGCTAATTAAGAAGAATCTTCCCCATGTCTTGAATTTTCCTTGGGTTTACATAATCTTTAGTTTTATGAAGatcatattgtttttaaattactaGATGAGTTATTCTTAACTTTGATCTTATCTTATCTATTTTGGTAGCTTCTTCGACTAGTGGATGTCTTAGTTCACTTTATATTCTCATGATCCCTTAAACATACAATAAGCTCTCGAATTAGATTGGTAACTGAAACTCTTTTTCTTATAGACCAAATAAAccactgtctttttttttcgaaTAATTGTTTCTCTTTGTGATTTCACTTCATCAAATCACAcataaatttaaagaaaaaaatatatataatctttataCCAAATAATCCTGACTTATCTTTTCCACATGAAATAATGTTCTCTTTTTGTTTCCTATTCTTGGTTTCTTGGAATCACAAATCTCAAGAATATAAACTGAACTACAtgtgttgttgctgttgttagCAGAAGGAGTAGATCGGACCGGACATAAACTAGTGATGATAAAAAAAGATGTGGTGTTATGCTGAACTATTTGGGAAGCGAAGAGGCAGTTAGTAACAGTGGAAGAATCAAATGTTCTTATCCACTGAGAACCCACCCAATGACCCACTATCATCTTCTCCTTCTACTTCCAGTTTATTACATCTcaccacttcttcttcttcagacgAGTTAGGTCAAACCCATCTCCAAAACTTCTCCATCAGGTAATAACTTAAAAACTTCTTTCTGTTTCTTGGTTTATTATTTGGCCAATATGGTTTTGCTCCTCAcccccaagaaaaaaaaactgtctgGATTTCATGATGGATGGTCAGTTTCAAATGATCTCCTTAAGCTAAAGATCATTCTAATAGCTTAGATCAAAAAATTTGACCTGCTAAGAATCTTTTGATGGTTAATTCTTTTATCTTTTGAGATTTGGAAGTAAACTAACTTCGTTTGATATATGCTTTGATGCTATGCAGAGATTACGCATATAGTAACCGGAAGAACAAGATCAAGAACAACTGGCCATTTTCTCCCAAAAGTCTCAAACTTTGTTCAGCTCACGGCTTAACTGATCCCTTGCCACCGTTTGAGACCACGGCTAGTTCATCATCAGGGAAGCAGATCGTATCTCATGTCCATAGAGGAAGTGATTTTGCCAAACTTGGTGTAAAAGGAGGCTGTAGCCAATCAAGGATCATCATCAAGAATGGTTTTGATAGGAGCGCAAGTGTTTCAAAGTCTAAAGTAGAGACGATAGTAGTAGCTGGTAcgagtaataataataacaagaaCAATAAAAAGTGTGGACGAGGTGGATTAATGGTGAAGTCCAAAGAAGATacttgtggtggtggtggtggtggccttGTGATGACGACGACAACATGTCCTATTTGCAAAACCTTCTCCTCAGCTTCCAACACCACTTTGAATGCTCACATCGATCAGTGTCTGTCTGCTGATTCAGAACTGCCACCTGTTATAACTACTAAGCCAAACAAGCCTAGAGTTGAACAGTGTCTGTCTGTTGCGCCACCGGTTAGTAGTACTAAGCCAAACAAGCCTAGAGCTAAGGCACTGATGAAAGTAAAAACGATGGATGATATTTACGCTACTGCCAAAGGATGCACATTAGAAGATCTTGACAAGAGAAATGGAACAAAGTGGGCGTCAGTTTTGAGTCATACGAATCAAGTTGTTGCTGATAAGTCTGAAGTGTCCACCAAGAAGCGGAAAGCTTCGCCTGTGGGCGTTGGTCCTGTTTATATTGATGACAAGGGACAGAAACTGCGGATTTTAACTGAGTTCAGGGAGAAGAAGACTTCTTCTACTACTACTCAGCTGAGAGAGCAGTATAACGAGGATGGTAGTAAAGAAAGCAGTAGAAGCTCAAGGAAGGCACGTGGAGGAAAGAAACAGTACAAGTATCTTAAACTAACAAATCTCAAAGCCAGCAGCACTTCAGAGGTAATATATAATGACACAAGTTCatgtcttcttttctttttttttatgtttgtttttgtagTGAGGTTCATGAAATAACAGTACACTGCTTAATTTTACAGCAGATAAATGAGTGTCAAAGAGTGTTTTCTGGAGAAGGTAGCAGCACGAGTCATCATCGTAGAATCTATAATCGGCGGATgttatcaaaacaaaagaagctCAATGAGAAAGAACATAAACTTTATACTTTGTGGGATCAGCCATCtgaggaggatgatgatgatgatgatgattcatggTCAGGAGGAGAGCGTCTTGTGTTGAGAGGTACTGATTCATCTCCTTTGGATAAACAGAAGCTGCGGAGGGAAGTCTCTGGAAGGAATAAGACTATGTTTGGAAGTAAAGGAGCTCAAAGTCATTCATCTAGAGTTCAGATGAGTGAAAAGGAGGAGAAATCACTCGCTGGAGCTCGTTTAGAAAACACTGTCCAGTTTAAGAAGAGGCTTGCTTCGATTGAAGAAGACAAGTTTCCACCTAGAAAGAATGTCAGAGAGCTTTCTCCTCGTGCAACTAGCATGAGAAAGTCGTCCCCACCATTTGTGACAAATGGCTGGAGAAGGCTATCTCTGCCTATGGTGGAGCTAAAGAAAGCTCGGTTGGATtcatcagaggaagaagaagaagaaagtgggAAATGGGAATCTGAAATGACACAAGAACGTGAACTATCATCAGATGATGATAGTCCTTCATTTAGTAGATacgatgacgatgatgatgacgacgaaGAAAGTAgtgatgaggaggaggaagatgataacaacaacaacaacaatgcaAGAGCCAATGTGTTGGACAAAAGCAATGATGAAGAAGCTACACCGTCTAATGAAACCATACCTACTAGCGAGAGAGCAATGTATTATTACTCTGAACAAGTTGAGGAAATGGCTTACGAGGAGGAGGATGTGAGGTTTGACTCTGAGGTAAGAGGTAAAGGAAGCTTGTTCGTAGAGGTTGATACCATTCCCATTCCAGGACCTCCTGGCTCGTTTCTACCTAGTCCCAGGGACATGTGCATCGATGAGAATCTTGGAAACTCGTCTGTTATCACAAGCCAGTTCCAGTCTTTCGACAGAAACTCCTCCGAATCACCTGTCTCAAACTTTGCATCCGATAGATTGAGTTTTAGTGCTCCATCTCATCACGAGACAAGTACTATTGATGACAAGACAGAACCACCTCCAAGACTTGAGAACAACGATCACGAGTCTTGTACTTGTTGTTGTTAccagagaaaagagagaatctCAGAAGGCATTGCTTTGAATCATCAAGCATCTCATCTACTGCAGAGAAGAGCTGAAGCTTATTCGTCAACAGCAATGAACTTAACCAAATCTTCTCCCACACGTTTGGATACAAACCATTCGTTTGAGCAGTCACCATACATGATCCAGCAAGAGTTAGATCTTCAGAGTAAATTCTCAAACAGAGCTGTTGTTGTGCCTCCGAGTCCTAACCCGGTTTTGCGGTTAATGGGAAAAGACTTGATGGTCATGAACCAAGTAGAAGAACCACACAAGGAAGAAGCATCTCGGGAAAGCTTAAAACCAACAACAAAGTTTCTTGATCCTCTTCCTTGGGGTGGAACGGGCTTATACTTCAACACGGATCTGTATTTAAGAAACGGTTTCGAGTCAACAACACATCAACTACCGACACCAAAAGCACAGCAACCACAAGATTCACCGTTCAGAAACAGTTTTGATCATGTGAGGAGGTACTAGTCAATGTAAGAGTTTTGGACCTTCATCATGCAGTTAATGAAGAAAGCGAGAAGTGGGTTTTTCAAGGAAGATTTTGGTTTGTTCTACGGCATTTTGTGTCTGTGTCTGCAGAGACTTTGTGTAGTTTTGGGACCTTACGGTTTGCACTTAAAAAAGCAGACACTACttgaaaataacaaacactATGTAGAAGATAAAAAGTAACTTTACGCTTTCATAGCTTAAAAGCTCTCTACAAATGAACTTataataaagtttatatttaagGTTTGGTCATTGTAAAAAAATTGACGAGCTTCACTCTTTCATGAGCTCATTGATAGAGAAGGTGCTTTTCCATCTGCAGCTTTCGGATCTTGTGAGCAATCTCAACACAGTGAGCTGCATGCAacgataaaaacaaaagaatgcatgagacaaaaaaaaaagtgtgtcATAGTTTTGAAAATCAAGAAGAATCAAAGAATCATAGACAGCTCTGTGGATGGTTCTACATTTGAAACCACCTCAATAGTGAGATTCCATCCTTTCAAGTTACTTCCATTAAGTTGCATCATCGCCTTGCAGATTTGTTTTGGCCACATGATTTGAAGTGATCACAAAAGGGTCTTGCAGATTTCAAGGTCAGGAAGCCAAGTGTGACTTCACCAGAACATTTGTTCGAGTGTGACTCTTGTTGATGAAGATTTCGACGCAAGGATCATATAGATTCAGGGCTTGCTAGTCTTATTTATGGTTCCCTTAAGTGGCGGCTCCAAGGCCTAAAGAGTAGACGGTCTATGTTTAAGGCTTATCAGTTACTAAGAGCTATGGCTGAGAAACAAGGCTACTCGTTCACAGAACAAGATGAAGACTTCCCTTTGATTTTCACCAGAACTTAGATGCTTTATAGTGATTCTAATCAATggttcttcatagttccaactCAGCTTTTAGTTCCTTTTCTAGTTTTAGAACTTGAAAATTTTCAAGAGCTTGGGAAAGAACATATATCATTACTACATGATGGAGCAGAAAGCAGCAGTTGCATACACACAGGGCATGAACGAGCTGAGAATGAAGTTCAAAAGACGCTGTCAAAGCTTGAAGAAGCAGAAACCAAAGCTGAGAATCTTAAGATTTCATCTGTTAATACTGTTTCCTTTGTGCCAACCTTTTACTTTTTGTATACTTCTTTGCAGCTGCTTTGTTTTTTCTGTGTGCTGCAGTGGCATGAGGGCAGAGTGTATgtaatatattgtttgtttatGGAACtgtaaattttgtttgtttttagtttGGTATTCCAATTAAACGCAGCGAGTTATACGGTTAATCATCAATTATCACAAAAGAACAATGTCTGAAAAGAAGGAAattaaaagaaagataaaatagTATGAATAAGATGGTTTGCTTTATGAAACTTCGGTCAATTTGAATCAACATGCTTCATGTGAATCCAAAAGCATAATAAAGAAACATCAAAGGTTGAGAGAAGAATAAAAAAGAGGTATATATCCTCTCATCAAATTAACAAAAGACTCCACCAAATTACATTAAAAACCAAAGACCAAGAAACTAAAATTAGAACCAAAAACCAATAAGTATATATCTCTCTTTTCTTAGACTATAATGTTAGCAACTCTTTTTTCTACCATCAGTACTCCCTAATTTCAgatattttcccttttttttttgtggggcagttttaaaattaaaaagcttACTTGCATATAAACGTTTGTAACACTCCTTATTCTTCGTTAGGTGGCAACTCATTCAAGTCAAACTCAAATTTATTTACCTCTTGCACTGCCTCTGTTACTTGACTAGAAGAACCTGCTGCTGGGGCGGTTGAAGCAGAGGTTGCAGCTTCACTAGAAACTGGTCCAGTCCAATGGCGTCTCTTATGACCTCCAAGAGCTTGACCCGTTGGGAAACTTTTATGACAAATGTCGCAAACATGATCTCCATTATTACTACTGCTTAAAGATGTGTTTAATGCTTGAGCACTAGGTAAACCGGTTATCATTGCTTGGGTACCAAGTAATAGAGCATCACTGTTTGCCCTAGCTTGGTGATTCTCTAAAATTTTGACCTTGTTGTGACTTGCTCTATGACCTCCTAAAGCTTGATAAGAAGTAAACGACTTGTAGCAAGTCACACACACGTGCTTCTCACgtgcaccaccaccaccaccttcctcagctgcagcagcagcaacaacatcCCCAAGCTGATGGTGATCATgagtagatgatgatgatgatactttCTTTATCTCAGAtaatcttctcttcttcttattcatcatcatctcttcgACAGAAGGTGAATCAAAACTCTCTGCAACATCTAGATTAACAGCTTCCGCAGTAGTAGCTAAGAGCAATAGATCCTTTGCATCAATATTATCCTTCAAATTTGATTCGTCAGTCTGATCCTTTGCATCAATGTTATCataaccatcatcatcatcatcatcatcatcatcataatccgAGCTTGTAAACTCACCTACATAATCATCAATAGAGAGTGTAGAAGATGATGAATTACCTAGTGGATGAGACAAAACTCCTTTCCATCCCCTGTCTGGATGAAACCTCATGTGTCCATGTAAAGCCTTCATTGATATAAACTTCTTATGGCAAACACAACAATCAACTTCGGTTTCACCAGACATCATCTTTGGCCTCACCATTGAGAGTTTCTGATTTTCGAGTACATGAATCCTTTTATGACCTCCTAAAGCCTTACCAGACTTAAACCATTTACCACATTCAGAACATATAtgattcttctcttcttcttcttcttcttcttcttcttcttcttcttcttcttcttcttcttcttcttcttcttcttcttcttcttcttcttcttcttcttcttccacatcTCCTTCTAGATCCATACTGTTAGCTCcatcatctccttcttcttcatcatccccGAGACCGATACTTTGTTCTTTCTCATCGTCTTCAGCTTGATCTTCTATGTCTTTGTAACAGTGTTTCATTGCTTTCGAAGCTTGAACCCACTCGAACAAAAACTAAGCTCAGAATCTCTCACAGCTCTCTTAAACTCCACAAGTCGGATGTGATTGTAAAAACGCTTGggaccaaaaatatattaaaacccTAATATTTGAAGACAAGTACTAATTAGAACTTGAAGAGATAAATCAGTGAAATAgtgaaacttttatttatttattttatgatgtCTTGATGATTTGAATCCTTTGAATCCGagtcaaagatttttttttttgatgcaaTGATAtctcaaattaaaataaatgaaaatccAATTGAAAAACTTGATTTAATTGACATAAATTGCAATGCTTACAAAAAGAAGAAGTCGAAACTAATCagttattactttttttttaaattgcactgcaaaaagaaagagaaatgtAGCAAATGGTGATACCATTGTTTGTTTTAACTTCTTTACATAAAACTCTAGTTGTTAATGTTTTACAATTCAAGATAGATTAAAGTTGGTTTGGTGAATTCTAAAATTTCAGTAATATTCCTTGAATTTTGATTTCTCTCTTTCATTCGTGAGATTTTGTAACAAATGATTTGAagtcaatttaaaataaaaagaattttaaaatcttttgaaGTTGAATAagactaaatcttaaaaattcgaaTAACAGTATATCTTATTTAGATTAAAACTCTATTGAATAACACCCTTATAAAGAAACTGAATTTTAATAACATAGAACGTATTCAGAACTAAAGAAATCCCCAAGTGTGAATTCTAGAAAACGTACAGCTTaaaagcacaaaaaaaaaagaacacaacacaacacatcAAACTAAACAAAAGAACAACTTCTCTAAATCGTACATATATAAAGTGAATTGCACCACTAAGGCAGTCACACTATGATGCATCACGCCTTACTAGTGATGATAGCCGGCTCAAGACTGTAGTATTACCTAGTGGTATTGCATTGCAACTACAATGTGTGGTTCTCATTATTGATTGTCATCCAAATTTAAGTCCTAGAAAACCATCACGAATGAGTTGTAATCTTTATGTATAcatattgtatttgaaatagcttGTTGAGACCCCTTGGTCATTGTTATATACTAATCCTTTCACTATTTCTCTAATCAGTATTTGCTTCATTTGTTGATTTATATAGTAAGAAGATAAAATGAGACGCACAAAATTCATATGGATTATCAATTAGAAGGTTTTGAAGTTTCCTAAGATCAAAAGAATGatacaaataaaacaaatcgtGGGGCACACAAACACTCCCTTCCTCAGGTTTGTTACTAGTACATTGCAGACATCTGGCTTTCCTGGCCTCATAACAATTTAACAAAAACCAAGAAAGCTGCAAAAATGGTCAGCCAAAGAGGAGAAGAAGCGGTGGTGATGGCTGCGTTTACATCTGCAGCTGAAGCGGGAGACGTAGCAGGGCACTCGAGACCTTCTCTACTTCCTTTGCACTGGTTAGCGAAAAGGCCAGGCGGGTATTTCCCATAGAGGTTGATGTAACTGAACATAGTGGTAGCACAGTCATTGCTCAGGTCGTTGAGCTCATCGGTGTAAGGACACGCAAAGTCCAAAAAAGCGGAGCAGCATTCCTTTGGTGGGAATTTGGGACCTTTGCACTGGCTTGTTATGATTGTGTAGTTCATAAACTCAAAGTTCACCGGACATGCTGTtaccattgaaaaaaaaaaaagagaaaccaTGTCAGAAAACAGAACATTCTTCTCAGAAAATCGATTGCATCTCCATAAAGCAAATGCTTAAAGGAGCCACTAAAGAATCGTGATTAGCTGTGTGTATGTAAAGTGGTTTTAGACTAATGCCATGATCCGGAGGCAAACAAAGTTTTGAAGATCATTACTAAGCCAAACTGAACAGATATGTGACCAAAAAAGCAAAGAAGTTGgtaagcaaacaaaaatcaagaaaaagagAATCAAGATTGTGACTCAAAGATTTGGGCAATGAAACTGTA
This portion of the Raphanus sativus cultivar WK10039 unplaced genomic scaffold, ASM80110v3 Scaffold1194, whole genome shotgun sequence genome encodes:
- the LOC130494759 gene encoding uncharacterized protein LOC130494759 isoform X2 — translated: MFLSTENPPNDPLSSSPSTSSLLHLTTSSSSDELGQTHLQNFSIRDYAYSNRKNKIKNNWPFSPKSLKLCSAHGLTDPLPPFETTASSSSGKQIVSHVHRGSDFAKLGVKGGCSQSRIIIKNGFDRSASVSKSKVETIVVAGTSNNNNKNNKKCGRGGLMVKSKEDTCGGGGGGLVMTTTTCPICKTFSSASNTTLNAHIDQCLSADSELPPVITTKPNKPRVEQCLSVAPPVSSTKPNKPRAKALMKVKTMDDIYATAKGCTLEDLDKRNGTKWASVLSHTNQVVADKSEVSTKKRKASPVGVGPVYIDDKGQKLRILTEFREKKTSSTTTQLREQYNEDGSKESSRSSRKARGGKKQYKYLKLTNLKASSTSEINECQRVFSGEGSSTSHHRRIYNRRMLSKQKKLNEKEHKLYTLWDQPSEEDDDDDDDSWSGGERLVLRGTDSSPLDKQKLRREVSGRNKTMFGSKGAQSHSSRVQMSEKEEKSLAGARLENTVQFKKRLASIEEDKFPPRKNVRELSPRATSMRKSSPPFVTNGWRRLSLPMVELKKARLDSSEEEEEESGKWESEMTQERELSSDDDSPSFSRYDDDDDDDEESSDEEEEDDNNNNNNARANVLDKSNDEEATPSNETIPTSERAMYYYSEQVEEMAYEEEDVRFDSEVRGKGSLFVEVDTIPIPGPPGSFLPSPRDMCIDENLGNSSVITSQFQSFDRNSSESPVSNFASDRLSFSAPSHHETSTIDDKTEPPPRLENNDHESCTCCCYQRKERISEGIALNHQASHLLQRRAEAYSSTAMNLTKSSPTRLDTNHSFEQSPYMIQQELDLQSKFSNRAVVVPPSPNPVLRLMGKDLMVMNQVEEPHKEEASRESLKPTTKFLDPLPWGGTGLYFNTDLYLRNGFESTTHQLPTPKAQQPQDSPFRNSFDHVRRY
- the LOC130494759 gene encoding uncharacterized protein LOC130494759 isoform X1, giving the protein MFLSTENPPNDPLSSSPSTSSLLHLTTSSSSDELGQTHLQNFSIRDYAYSNRKNKIKNNWPFSPKSLKLCSAHGLTDPLPPFETTASSSSGKQIVSHVHRGSDFAKLGVKGGCSQSRIIIKNGFDRSASVSKSKVETIVVAGTSNNNNKNNKKCGRGGLMVKSKEDTCGGGGGGLVMTTTTCPICKTFSSASNTTLNAHIDQCLSADSELPPVITTKPNKPRVEQCLSVAPPVSSTKPNKPRAKALMKVKTMDDIYATAKGCTLEDLDKRNGTKWASVLSHTNQVVADKSEVSTKKRKASPVGVGPVYIDDKGQKLRILTEFREKKTSSTTTQLREQYNEDGSKESSRSSRKARGGKKQYKYLKLTNLKASSTSEQINECQRVFSGEGSSTSHHRRIYNRRMLSKQKKLNEKEHKLYTLWDQPSEEDDDDDDDSWSGGERLVLRGTDSSPLDKQKLRREVSGRNKTMFGSKGAQSHSSRVQMSEKEEKSLAGARLENTVQFKKRLASIEEDKFPPRKNVRELSPRATSMRKSSPPFVTNGWRRLSLPMVELKKARLDSSEEEEEESGKWESEMTQERELSSDDDSPSFSRYDDDDDDDEESSDEEEEDDNNNNNNARANVLDKSNDEEATPSNETIPTSERAMYYYSEQVEEMAYEEEDVRFDSEVRGKGSLFVEVDTIPIPGPPGSFLPSPRDMCIDENLGNSSVITSQFQSFDRNSSESPVSNFASDRLSFSAPSHHETSTIDDKTEPPPRLENNDHESCTCCCYQRKERISEGIALNHQASHLLQRRAEAYSSTAMNLTKSSPTRLDTNHSFEQSPYMIQQELDLQSKFSNRAVVVPPSPNPVLRLMGKDLMVMNQVEEPHKEEASRESLKPTTKFLDPLPWGGTGLYFNTDLYLRNGFESTTHQLPTPKAQQPQDSPFRNSFDHVRRY
- the LOC130503872 gene encoding zinc finger protein ZAT4-like, giving the protein MKHCYKDIEDQAEDDEKEQSIGLGDDEEEGDDGANSMDLEGDVEEEEEEEEEEEEEEEEEEEEEEEEEEEEEEEEKNHICSECGKWFKSGKALGGHKRIHVLENQKLSMVRPKMMSGETEVDCCVCHKKFISMKALHGHMRFHPDRGWKGVLSHPLGNSSSSTLSIDDYVGEFTSSDYDDDDDDDDDGYDNIDAKDQTDESNLKDNIDAKDLLLLATTAEAVNLDVAESFDSPSVEEMMMNKKKRRLSEIKKVSSSSSTHDHHQLGDVVAAAAAEEGGGGGAREKHVCVTCYKSFTSYQALGGHRASHNKVKILENHQARANSDALLLGTQAMITGLPSAQALNTSLSSSNNGDHVCDICHKSFPTGQALGGHKRRHWTGPVSSEAATSASTAPAAGSSSQVTEAVQEVNKFEFDLNELPPNEE
- the LOC130503870 gene encoding GPI-anchored protein LLG1-like, encoding MALKFVSGALFFCSLLAIFPSFSSSSFISDGVFGSQALVTGRNLLQTKKTCPVNFEFMNYTIITSQCKGPKFPPKECCSAFLDFACPYTDELNDLSNDCATTMFSYINLYGKYPPGLFANQCKGSREGLECPATSPASAADVNAAITTASSPLWLTIFAAFLVFVKLL